One region of Dysidea avara chromosome 1, odDysAvar1.4, whole genome shotgun sequence genomic DNA includes:
- the LOC136255440 gene encoding zinc finger protein 271-like yields MFNIKYNLRNRDVESVPDSLRMTSHDPQSEAVTKTCSTKRSRPSCDNDEAITSTPKRSKADKVAVDKRIKCRRSKRLAKKRTTHHEEPVIPDEAPRHNCTHCQTEFLSEDIDLKHSPSCCECDPEVFKCGKCGEAFTTLINLQHHIRKHEGKCVVLSNTAKALTKQSNEMKPCQCEYCSAALTKPSDPQRHVRTHTGEKPHRCQYCRKAFAKSYNLKAHIRTHTGEKPYQCQYCCKAFATSSSLRVHLRTHTGEKPYKCQYCGKAFRQPGNLQTHIRTHTGEKPCPCQYCSKRFAQHGDLQKHLRTHTGDKPFHCQYCSKAFTMSSSLQMHLRTHTGEKPYRCQYCCKAFAQLGDLRNHLRTHTGEKPFQCQYCCKAFATSSNLHTHLRIHTGEKPYQCQYCSKVFTQCSSLQIHLRTHTGEKPFHCQYCSKAFTTSGSLLIHLQTHTEKRPYHCQH; encoded by the exons ATGTTCAACATAAAGTACAATCTACGAA ATCGTGATGTTGAGAGTGTTCCTGACAGCTTGAggatgacatcacatgatccacag TCAGAAGCAGTTACAAAGACATGTTCAACCAAAAGGAGTAGACCTTCATGTGATAATGATGAAGCTATCACTAGTACACCAAAGAGGAGTAAAGCAGATAAGGTTGCTGTGGACAAAAG GATAAAGTGTAGGAGATCGAAGAGATTAGCTAAGAAGAGAACTACTCATCATGAGGAACCAGTTATACCAGATGAAG CTCCTAGGCACAATTGTACTCACTGTCAAACAGAGTTTCTGAGTGAAGATATTGATTTGAAGCATAGTCCATCATGTTGTGAATGTGATCCAGAAGTGTTCAAGTGTGGAAAATGTGGCGAAGCATTTACTACACTGATCAACCTTCAGCATCATATCAGGAAACATGAGGGAAAGTGTGTGGTTCTGAGCAATACAGCAAAGGCGCTTACCAAACAATCTAATGAGATGAAGCCCTGCCAATGTGAATATTGTAGTGCAGCACTTACAAAACCCAGTGATCCACAAAGACATGTAAGAACTCATACAGGAGAGAAGCCACACCGGTGTCAATATTGTAGGAAGGCATTTGCAAAATCTTATAACCTAAAAGCACATATAAGGACCCATACAGGAGAAAAGCCATACCAATGTCAATATTGTTGTAAAGCATTTGCAACGTCTAGTAGTCTACGTGTGCATTTAAGAACTCATACAggagagaagccatacaaatgtcAATATTGCGGTAAGGCTTTTAGACAGCCTGGTAATCTACAAACACACATTAGAACCCATACAGGAGAGAAACCATGCCCATGTCAATATTGTAGTAAAAGATTTGCACAGCATGGTGACCTACAAAAACATTTAAGAACCCATACAGGAGATAAGCCTTTCCACTGTCAATACTGTAGTAAAGCATTTACAATGTCTAGTAGTCTACAAATGCATTTAAGAACTCATACAGGGGAGAAGCCATACCGATGTCAATATTGTTGTAAAGCATTTGCACAGCTTGGTGACCTACGGAATCATTTAAGGACTCATACAGGAGAGAAACCCTTCCAGTGTCAATATTGTTGTAAAGCATTTGCAACATCTAGTAATCTACATACACATTTAAGAATTCATACAGGAGAGAAGCCATACCAATGTCAGTATTGTAGTAAAGTGTTTACACAATGTAGTAGCCTACAGATACATTTGAGAACTCATACAGGAGAGAAACCCTTCCACTGTCAATATTGTAGTAAAGCATTTACAACATCTGGTAGCCTACTTATACATTTGCAGACACATACAGAGAAGAGACCATATCATTGTCAACATTGA
- the LOC136255978 gene encoding LOW QUALITY PROTEIN: zinc finger protein 883-like (The sequence of the model RefSeq protein was modified relative to this genomic sequence to represent the inferred CDS: substituted 1 base at 1 genomic stop codon), whose product MLIHTHHCKCFVLYQCSYCSETFTTNSKLNDHLRSHTAEKHYQCQYCSKSFLSQKNLPGHLRTHTREKPHQCEYCSKAFTSISNLHRHVRTHTGEKPYYCEHCSKAFTNSTSLRSHIRIHTGEKPYHCEHCNKTFSNSRSLCRHIRIHTGEKPYHCEHCNKTFTESSSLHHHXRSHTEEKSHQCQYCKKVFTRASSLRCHLRIHSGEKPYHCEHYSKSFALSYSLQRHLKIHSGEKPYQFHYCSKAFVQSSHL is encoded by the exons ATGCTAATCCACACTCACCATTGTAAATGTTTTG TGCTCTACCAATGCTCTTATTGTAGTGAAACATTCACAACCAACTCAAAGCTAAATGATCACTTACGTAGCCATACTGCAGAGAAGCACTACCAGTGTCAGTACTGTAGTAAGTCTTTTCTCTCCCAAAAAAACTTGCCTGGTCATTTACGAACTCATACAAGAGAGAAGCCACACCAGTGTGAATATTGCAGTAAAGCGTTTACTTCAATAAGTAACCTACACCGTCATGTGAGAACTCATACTGGGGAGAAACCCTACTATTGTGAACACTGTAGTAAGGCATTTACAAATTCAACCAGTCTGCGTTCTCATATAAGAATTCATACAGGAGAAAAGCCTTACCACTGTGAACACTGTAATAAAACCTTTTCAAATTCACGTAGTCTCTGCCGTCATATAAGAATTCATACAGGAGAAAAACCTTACCATTGTGAACACTGTAATAAAACATTTACAGAGTCAAGCAGTCTACATCATCATTAAAGATCCCACACAGAGGAGAAATCCCATCAATGTCAATATTGTAAAAAAGTATTTACTCGGGCAAGCAGTTTACGTTGTCATTTAAGAATTCATTCTGGAGAGAAGCCCTACCATTGTGAGCACTATAGTAAATCGTTTGCACTATCATACAGTCTGCAACGTCATCTAAAAATCCATTCAGGAGAGAAACCctatcaatttcattattgtaGTAAAGCATTCGTTCAGTCTAGCCATTTATAA